The following DNA comes from Lentibacillus sp. Marseille-P4043.
AAAAGCAAAACATCAACCCGAAAAGCAAAACATCAGCCCGAAAAGCAAAACATCGGCGCGAGAAGCAAAACATCGGCGCGAGAAGCAGTCACCCTAGCCCCAATAAAAAAGCTCCCAAGACGATCAACTGTCTTGAGAGCAATTTTCCAAAAACTATTTACGAAAATCTTTCATGATATCTGTTGCTTTTTCAACTGCAAAACTGCTTCCACCTTTGTCCTCTGTATGCTCAATCATCATAGCAATTAGGATATCCTGTTCATCAGTTGGATAACCGACGAACCAGCCATTTTCTTGGCCAGATTTTTCATCGGCAGTTTTTTTCAGTTCAGCTGTTCCTGTTTTACCGGATATGGCAAAGTCGGCATTTCTCGCCCCTTTGGCTGTACCTTTTGGTGATTCAACAACTTTTCGTAAAGCATCTTGAATGACATCTGCCTGCTCACTTGTGATAAGGTCTTTTTGCCATACTTGACCGGTTTCCTTATCTGCAAGTAATACAGGTTTCAACATGTTTCCATCGTTTAGGAATGATGTATATGCCATGGCAAGGTGGAGTGGGCTGACTTGTATTTGTCCTTGGCCATAGCTTGAATCAGCTAATTGAACTTCATTATCAAATTTCCCGCTTGATGAAATAGTAGATTTTTCAAGTGGGTAGTCAAACGGTATAGCTTCACCAAAACCATATTGTTTCAGGCCTTTCGCATATGCCTCGGCACCCATGTCAACTGCTTTCATGGCAAAATAAATATTATCGGAGCGGATTAGTGCATCTGTAACGTCAACTGGCCCATTTGAGCTTGATACACGATGAACTTTATAGTCGCCCCAGCCTTCTCCATTACTCCAATCAAGTCCATTGATTTCAATTCCTTCACCAGGAACAATACTGCCATCGTTTAGGCCAACTGCTGCTGTAATTGGCTTCATCACAGATCCTGGGGCAAATGTTGCGGAAAAACGATTGATCAATGGTTGCTGCGGATCATCTTGCATTTTATTCCAGGTGGTTTGATTAACGCCGAAAAGTAACTCGTTTGGATCGAATGCTGGACTGCTGACAAGTGCTAATGTTTCGCCTGTTTTAGGGTCGACTGAAGCTGTTGTTCCAGCTTCTCCATCATAGGATGCATAAATTTTCTCCTGTAGATCAACATCAATGGTTGTTTGCACATTTTCACCGTCTTGAACTTCCTTTTCTGCTAGGATAATATCATCCTCACCTTCTTTGGAAACGGTGATGGTTACGCCTTGTTCTCCTTTTAATTTCGCTTCATAAAGTTGTTCCAGGCCACGTTTTCCGATCATGTCGTTTGTGCTATACTCACCAGGCTCTTGTTCTTCTAATTCCTCGGCCGTTATCTTTCCGATGTAGCCGACTAAATGTGCTGCTGCTTCACCGGAGGGATATACACGCCCTGTTACTTCGCGTCCCATAACTGGATCTAGTCCCCACAATTGACTTAGGACATCTTCTTTAGATTTCGGCACTTTTTTTAGTGGTACAAATAAGTCTGGTTCAACCCAGTCCGCATTTAAATCTTTATCCATTTCATCAACGGACATTCCTAATAAACCGGCAATTTTCTTTTTCATTGCATCGGAATTCTCGCCTAACTTTTCAGGAATAACCCCGATCTCATAAGCGATATCATTGATGGCTAATGGCATTTTGTTACGGTCCAATATTTCTCCACGCTTAGGTGCTACTGTGTCAATACCAATTTTCCCACCATTTTTAATCGCTGGAAAAATGAAACCTGGATTCCACTGGACATACCAATTTTCTTTATCATCTTCACCTTCTTTTACAAGTGTTGCTTTGTAGTCAAAAGAAATAGGACCAGCAATTGATTGCATCTTTACGGTTATTGGAAATGTTGCTTTTCCTTTATCCATTGCACTTTCCAATTTTTCTTCATTTAATTTCTTATAGGTTACCTTTAAATCTGAAATTCCAAGGTCCTTATAAATCTTTTTATATCGATCAACAAATTTTTCAGTTGGATATTTCTCGGCTGATTTGTTGGAAACCATGTCATACATTTCGCTGAATTTTTGATCATTCCAATGCTTCACATATGTATCGAAACGATCTTGTGGTGTTGCTTCATCATCCGAACATGCAGCGAGAATGAGGAATAACAATATGGTCAAAAGTGTAATTATTTTTTTCATGTGAAACCCCCTCAATCAAACAACTTCTACTTCTATCATAACATTTTCTTCGCCTACGAACATGGATAAAGAATGGAAAAGTCAGTCTAGAAATTTTTACATGACGACTTGTTATTATCACTTTGCATCCGTGTGACTCTGAATTTCTGTTGTGATGCGATTAAATTCCTCTTCGGACACCATATAATACCATTTATCAAGTCTTTTACCTGTTCCATTCATTTCAATTGTTTTCATATCCTTACGGGTTCCGCGGTAATCACGAAATAGTGCCTGCAGCTGATCCATGTTGAGGTTAGTTTTTACATTGTCTCCAAGAATTTCCAGAATGTCACCAATTTTGGTAATGCTGGAAAAACTGGCTGCTTCATTCATCGCCGCTGTAATAACACTGCGTTGTCGCTCATTACGTCCCAAATCACCACGGGGGTCGTCTTTACGCATTCGTATATATTTTAATGCTGCTTCACCGTTCAGATGAATATCGCCAGTAGAAAAAGTTGCGCCTCCTTGGGAAAAAGCTTGATTATTCATAACAGTTACCCCATCTAAAGCGTCAATTCCTTGTTTAAATCCTTCCATATTCACTTTTGTGTAATAATGAACTGGGACATCAAAAGCCTCTTCGACTGTCTTAATCGATAATCCCACATCGCCAAATGCATATGCATGATTTATTTTATCCATTCCATATCCAGGGATGTTAACGTAAGTGTCACGCGGTATACTAAGCATTAATAACGAATCGGTCTTCGGGTTTAGTGACAGAAGAATCATCGTGTCCGAACGTCCTTTGTCATTTTTTCGCTCATCTACTCCAAGTAGTAGAATATTAACGGATTTGGTCTTGCTGAAAATGGATTCTAATTCTCTCTGTCGATCCGGATCTTCATCACGAGAGAGTGGGTCATGCATAACGGCTACCGTATCTCCAACTTTGTCAAACAAATAAAAAAGATATCCACCAATTAGTACAATCAAAGCAATAAGTATGCCACCAACCCAAAACGGCCATTTTCTTTTTTTCTTCATTTTTTTCTTTTCTAGTCTTGATTCCATAAGTATTCTCCTCTTGGTCAAAAGTAATAATCCTGGTTAAATTATAACGAATTATCTGAAATCAGTCTATGTAGTTCATATGTATGCCTTCCTTTTGGTGAGTATTATTTACTATATGTTCATTATAAAACATTAATCGTTCTTTATAAAGCAAGATAAATCAAGAAATAGAAAGATATTTTGCGATAATTCACGAAAAGTAGATAATAATTACGGATTTTAGTTGTTTTTCAAGGTTCCAAAAGTTAGTAATTTGTCCTATACTTATGTTGTTAGTTCTTTATGAAGAACAAGTAATGCTATTTAACGTCCGCTGTTTTAACAACAAATACGTCATGCAATAGGCGGAACCGGATATAGATAAAGCGCGTAATAAAAGTTTTGTATTATTAGCATATGTCCCGTACTTTAGACATATAGTTAAAAAACGATTTGGTTAATCTAATTTCGATTCATGGGTAATTAGTTCTAATTCTTACAAAACTAGTATCATTATGACAAAACAAGACAACCAAAAAAACTGCCAATTGTAGTATAGTAGTCTTATATAACCTACCAGGGTGGAGTGATTAATAGGAAGGTACAGATGTTGGATTGAAACGTCTGATATTTGGGTTACGCACGGAAACTAAATGGGGGACGAGAAAATGATAAAAACAGGTAACAAGACTGGCCTTGATAAAGAGTGGGTTAACCTAATTAAAGAAGCGAAAACAATTGGCCTTACTGTTGATGAAGTTCGATTATTTTTAAAGGATAATCAAAAATAATAAATAGAGATTGTTCAGAAATTCCGGTAACATTGACACATCGATAGGGGGATCTTCAACTAAGTACCGACAATCCCGTGGAAGCCCGTTCTGGTACTCAAAGCTACACCACCTTGAACTTTCGACGCACAGGACGTGCTAGTGTCAGCGTTTCTGGCAGGACACCAGCGGATTTAGCCGACGCGGTCTTTTTATCCCTTTTTGAACACGCACAAATAGGAAATTTTTTTTAAGGAAATCGTGCTTTATATAGAACCAATATCTTTCTTGTGGTATAATCATCACAGAAAGAGGGTGTGTGGGCTTGATCGGTGAAAAAATAAAACAATTACGCCAGGATAAAAAGATGTCTATTTCCGAACTAGCAGAAAAAGCAGGTGTAGCCAAATCCTATTTAAGTTCAATTGAACGTAACCTTCAAACAAATCCATCCATCCAATTTGTTGAGAAGATTGGTGCGGTATTAGGTGTATCTGCAAATGATTTGATTCGTGATGATCAGGGTTTAGCAGAGGACCAACTAGATGATGAGTGGTTAAAAATTGTACAAGAAGCAATGGAATCTGGAGTATCCAAAGAACAGTTTAAAGAGTATCTCGAATTTAATAAGTGGAGAAATAAACACGGAGAATAGAGGTTTTTAATCATAACGTTACCTGAGGATGTTTTTTACACTCAGGGAAGATATGAATTTTCAAAGGTTCAAGTATAGAAAATTATTCAATATTAAAAACGATAATCGAAAAGAGTCCAGTTATCTTAATCACTTGGCTTCACAGTTGCATATGCTGGAGTAGATGAAATTTCACACTTTTCACTGTGGATGGTGCACCTCTACATGGTGGATGTCTTTCTAAAGGTTTGAAGGCGTTCGCATATCTGTTCAACTTAAATTAAATGAGACGATCAAAAACGAGTGGATGATAACGAATTGTATTAACAGTTAA
Coding sequences within:
- a CDS encoding penicillin-binding transpeptidase domain-containing protein, producing the protein MKKIITLLTILLFLILAACSDDEATPQDRFDTYVKHWNDQKFSEMYDMVSNKSAEKYPTEKFVDRYKKIYKDLGISDLKVTYKKLNEEKLESAMDKGKATFPITVKMQSIAGPISFDYKATLVKEGEDDKENWYVQWNPGFIFPAIKNGGKIGIDTVAPKRGEILDRNKMPLAINDIAYEIGVIPEKLGENSDAMKKKIAGLLGMSVDEMDKDLNADWVEPDLFVPLKKVPKSKEDVLSQLWGLDPVMGREVTGRVYPSGEAAAHLVGYIGKITAEELEEQEPGEYSTNDMIGKRGLEQLYEAKLKGEQGVTITVSKEGEDDIILAEKEVQDGENVQTTIDVDLQEKIYASYDGEAGTTASVDPKTGETLALVSSPAFDPNELLFGVNQTTWNKMQDDPQQPLINRFSATFAPGSVMKPITAAVGLNDGSIVPGEGIEINGLDWSNGEGWGDYKVHRVSSSNGPVDVTDALIRSDNIYFAMKAVDMGAEAYAKGLKQYGFGEAIPFDYPLEKSTISSSGKFDNEVQLADSSYGQGQIQVSPLHLAMAYTSFLNDGNMLKPVLLADKETGQVWQKDLITSEQADVIQDALRKVVESPKGTAKGARNADFAISGKTGTAELKKTADEKSGQENGWFVGYPTDEQDILIAMMIEHTEDKGGSSFAVEKATDIMKDFRK
- a CDS encoding anti-repressor SinI family protein, which translates into the protein MIKTGNKTGLDKEWVNLIKEAKTIGLTVDEVRLFLKDNQK
- a CDS encoding helix-turn-helix domain-containing protein, producing the protein MIGEKIKQLRQDKKMSISELAEKAGVAKSYLSSIERNLQTNPSIQFVEKIGAVLGVSANDLIRDDQGLAEDQLDDEWLKIVQEAMESGVSKEQFKEYLEFNKWRNKHGE
- a CDS encoding LCP family glycopolymer transferase; this encodes MESRLEKKKMKKKRKWPFWVGGILIALIVLIGGYLFYLFDKVGDTVAVMHDPLSRDEDPDRQRELESIFSKTKSVNILLLGVDERKNDKGRSDTMILLSLNPKTDSLLMLSIPRDTYVNIPGYGMDKINHAYAFGDVGLSIKTVEEAFDVPVHYYTKVNMEGFKQGIDALDGVTVMNNQAFSQGGATFSTGDIHLNGEAALKYIRMRKDDPRGDLGRNERQRSVITAAMNEAASFSSITKIGDILEILGDNVKTNLNMDQLQALFRDYRGTRKDMKTIEMNGTGKRLDKWYYMVSEEEFNRITTEIQSHTDAK